The DNA window AGCCCATCGCCGACTGCGCCTTGCTCATGCCGGCCTCGATCACCGGGCTCGAGGGGACCGTGACGAGATCGTAGTAGGCCCCGGAGGTCCAGCCCACGAGACCGTCGTGGTTCACCTGGTAGAACCCGTTCGAGGGCGCGCCCTGCACGACCGTCACCGTCGCCCCCGTGGGCACCACGCGCAGCACCGACGCGCTGGTCGTGGCCCCCGAGCGCAGGTTCACGTTCGTCGTCGACCGGAGCGTCGACCCCACGACCAAGGTGCCGCTGACGGCGTGGCTGCTGCTCTCGACCGGCTCGTCGGCGCCACGCAGCGCCTCGGAGTCGGGGAACTCGTCCGACGCGACGCAGGCGACCATCGAGGCGAAGGCCCCGAACACGGCGACGCTTGCAACGCGGACGACGACGGCACGGATCGAACTCGCAACCATGAGCGGGCCTCCAGGGCGGCAGACGCGGTCACCAGCGGCAACCAGGCGAGCCGGAAGCAGGCACCACGCCATGCAACAGAGACCGCTGGGGCGGTCAGCGACGCCTCCTGGTCACAAAAAAACGCCCGCTACGGCGACGGAGACGCACCTCGGGCTCGACGTGATGGAGGGATGGACCACCCATGGATCCCGCACTTCCCACGGGAAAACACGTGCGGCGCAGACACCGACGCGCGGCTCAGGCTTCGGCGGGCACGCCCTCGGGTGAGCTTTGCAAGAGCGGCGTCGACTTGCCCATCCGCCCGAACGCCATGTCGATGTCGCGGCGGATGTTGTCGCGCAGCTCCGGGAGATCGGCCATCGACATGCCCTTCACGTCGACCGGCGGCAGGACCTCGATCCGCACCTGGCACTTGGTGCTGAAGATCCAGCTGCTCTTCGGAATCGCGTGGCGGGACCCGGCGACGGCGATGGGCAGGATGGGAAAGCCCGTCTCCAGCGCCAGCCGGAACGCCCCGTCCTTGAACGGCTTCAGCTCGCCGTCGCTGCTCCGCGTCCCCTCCGGGAAGATCATCACGGACATGCCTCGCTCGAGGTACGAGCGGCACTGCGCCATCGCCGACTGCGCGCTCTCGCGCTCACCACGCCGCAGCGGGATGTCGCCTGCCATGCGCATCATCCACCCGAGCCCCGGCACCTTGAAGTTCGCCTCCTTGGAGAGCCACTTCAT is part of the Chondromyces crocatus genome and encodes:
- a CDS encoding lysophospholipid acyltransferase family protein; amino-acid sequence: MKARLISLWNWTEIIVLVVLSTVLVFLVYVLTVPFDRERRIVGRFFRICGTTLVHFNPMWSVRIHGYRRPPKSGPYIVVANHQSIADIPALSFLPWEMKWLSKEANFKVPGLGWMMRMAGDIPLRRGERESAQSAMAQCRSYLERGMSVMIFPEGTRSSDGELKPFKDGAFRLALETGFPILPIAVAGSRHAIPKSSWIFSTKCQVRIEVLPPVDVKGMSMADLPELRDNIRRDIDMAFGRMGKSTPLLQSSPEGVPAEA
- a CDS encoding SH3 domain-containing protein yields the protein MVASSIRAVVVRVASVAVFGAFASMVACVASDEFPDSEALRGADEPVESSSHAVSGTLVVGSTLRSTTNVNLRSGATTSASVLRVVPTGATVTVVQGAPSNGFYQVNHDGLVGWTSGAYYDLVTVPSSPVIEAGMSKAQSAMGFGYWWGHGRFLPEGPNASNKGQCSGSCPSCTYVGSYGGDCSGFVAKVWTVPSSNTNLATDSHPYSTADFHGSNSQWGDITRGAVKRGDAMVYRSGGAGHIFIYSSGDAWGTMYTYECKGCAAGCVYGSRTADSSYKAIRRTGW